In a single window of the Thunnus maccoyii chromosome 7, fThuMac1.1, whole genome shotgun sequence genome:
- the si:ch73-389b16.1 gene encoding uncharacterized protein si:ch73-389b16.1 produces the protein MSKYGSELTQKEKELLKIRRDSDTKAAELVKMEKMLQQTKNLLDKKTESGTESMGYQENMVEDLEEKVRSSRRYRRNSLHHTQMLESQMKTVKGELVGTLDHLQELRNVLRRSQQKAEERKAAMEKLAAGLR, from the exons ATGAGTAAGTATGGTAGTGAACTGACTCAGAAGGAGAAGGAGTTGCTGAAAATTCGTCGAGACAGTGACACCAAAGCCGCTGAACTTGTCAAGATGGAGAAGATGCTGCAACAGACCAAGAATCTGTTGGACAAGAAGACAGAGTCTGGTACAGAGAGCATGGGCTACCAGGAGAACATGG TGGAGGACCTAGAGGAAAAGGTGCGCTCCAGTAGGCGGTACAGGAGAAACTCCCTCCATCACACGCAAATGCTGGAGAGCCagatgaaaacagtgaaaggTGAACTGGTGGGAACGCTGGACCATCTTCAGGAGCTGCGGAACGTCCTGCGCCGCTCACAGCAGAAAGCAGAGGAGCGCAAAGCCGCGATGGAGAAGCTGGCAGCAGGGCTCAGGTGA
- the LOC121900365 gene encoding divergent protein kinase domain 1A-like isoform X1, giving the protein MKCTPIVIPSAAVVRWSASAMARGLFPWGLLRKPLHIQARFSYLHMKYLFFSWLAVFVGSWIVYVEYSSYTELCRGHECKNSICDKYRKGVIDGSACSSLCEKDTLYLGKCFTAKPNSQVYSGSWGDLEGVIKCQMEEAPHYDLGTEMEPRKEAVAFNKPTKGTSVEKFREMILNHLKAKVGDQTNLADLATQVLSIADANRDGHISLPEARSTWALLQLNEFLLALVLQDREHTPKLLGFCGDLYVMEKVPYSPLYGVSLPWVIEVWIPAGLRRSMDQWFTPSWPHKAKISIGLLELVEDVFHGTFGSFLMCDVSATSFGYNDRHDLKVMDARYIVPEAIFQEGIRQQRCDVDEDCLYGADCLTSCDLTKHRCTPEVTRPNLAKACDALKDYILRGAPSDVSEELEKQLYACIALKGAAEQMEIEHSLILNNLKTLLWKKISHTKDS; this is encoded by the exons ATGAAGTGTACGCCAATTGTTATTCCTTCAGCGGCTGTTGTGAGATGGTCTGCATCTGCCATGGCAAGAGGTCTGTTTCCATGGGGGCTCCTCAGAAAGCCTCTGCACATCCAG GCCAGATTCTCTTATCTACATATGAAGTACCTGTTCTTTTCCTGGCTGGCAGTGTTCGTGGGGAGCTGGATAGTGTATGTGGAGTACTCCTCCTACACAGAGCTGTGTCGTGGGCACGAGTGCAAAAATTCAATA tgtgacaAATACAGAAAAGGAGTCATTGACGgctcagcctgcagcagccTGTGTGAGAAAGACACGCTGTACCTAGGGAAGTGTTTCACTGCCAAGCCCAACAGCCAG GTGTACTCAGGCAGCTGGGGAGACCTGGAGGGGGTCATTAAATGCCAGATGGAAGAGGCTCCTCATTATGATTTGGGAACTGAGATGGAGCCCAGGAAGGAGGCTGTGGCCTTCAACAAGCCCACAAAGGGGACCTCTGTGGAGAAGTTCAGAGAGATGATCCTCAACCACCTGAAG gCCAAAGTGGGGGATCAGACCAACCTCGCAGACCTGGCAACTCAAGTATTGTCTATAGCAGATGCCAACAGGGACGGCCATATCTCACTGCCCGAGGCTCGCTCCACGTGGGCTCTGCTGCAGCTCAACGAGTTCCTGCTGGCATTAGTGCTACAAGACAGAGAGCACACACCCAAGTTACTGGGCTTCTGTGGAGACCTGTACGTGATGGAGAAGGTGCCATACTCTCCTCTGTACGGCGTCAGTCTACCCTGGGTCATCGAGGTGTGGATTCCTGCGGGTCTGCGCCGCAGCATGGACCAGTGGTTCACTCCCTCATGGCCACACAAGGCAAAGATCTCCATCGGCCTGCTGGAACTGGTTGAGGACGTTTTCCACGGCACCTTTGGCAGCTTCCTCATGTGCGACGTGAGCGCCACCAGCTTCGGTTATAACGACCGTCATGATTTGAAGGTGATGGACGCACGGTACATTGTTCCCGAGGCCATCTTCCAAGAAGGCATTAGGCAACAGCGCTGCGATGTGGACGAGGACTGTCTCTATGGGGCTGACTGCCTCACTTCCTGTGACCTCACCAAGCACCGCTGCACGCCTGAGGTCACCAGGCCAAACTTAGCCAAAGCCTGTGACGCACTCAAGGACTATATTCTGAGAGGTGCACCATCTGATGTGAGCGAGGAGCTCGAGAAGCAGCTGTACGCCTGCATTGCCCTGAAAGGTGCAGCAGAACAAATGGAAATTGAGCACTCGCTTATTCTGAACAATCTAAAGACTTTGTTATGGAAGAAAATTTCTCATACAAAAGACTCTTAA
- the LOC121900365 gene encoding divergent protein kinase domain 1A-like isoform X2, which produces MKYLFFSWLAVFVGSWIVYVEYSSYTELCRGHECKNSICDKYRKGVIDGSACSSLCEKDTLYLGKCFTAKPNSQVYSGSWGDLEGVIKCQMEEAPHYDLGTEMEPRKEAVAFNKPTKGTSVEKFREMILNHLKAKVGDQTNLADLATQVLSIADANRDGHISLPEARSTWALLQLNEFLLALVLQDREHTPKLLGFCGDLYVMEKVPYSPLYGVSLPWVIEVWIPAGLRRSMDQWFTPSWPHKAKISIGLLELVEDVFHGTFGSFLMCDVSATSFGYNDRHDLKVMDARYIVPEAIFQEGIRQQRCDVDEDCLYGADCLTSCDLTKHRCTPEVTRPNLAKACDALKDYILRGAPSDVSEELEKQLYACIALKGAAEQMEIEHSLILNNLKTLLWKKISHTKDS; this is translated from the exons ATGAAGTACCTGTTCTTTTCCTGGCTGGCAGTGTTCGTGGGGAGCTGGATAGTGTATGTGGAGTACTCCTCCTACACAGAGCTGTGTCGTGGGCACGAGTGCAAAAATTCAATA tgtgacaAATACAGAAAAGGAGTCATTGACGgctcagcctgcagcagccTGTGTGAGAAAGACACGCTGTACCTAGGGAAGTGTTTCACTGCCAAGCCCAACAGCCAG GTGTACTCAGGCAGCTGGGGAGACCTGGAGGGGGTCATTAAATGCCAGATGGAAGAGGCTCCTCATTATGATTTGGGAACTGAGATGGAGCCCAGGAAGGAGGCTGTGGCCTTCAACAAGCCCACAAAGGGGACCTCTGTGGAGAAGTTCAGAGAGATGATCCTCAACCACCTGAAG gCCAAAGTGGGGGATCAGACCAACCTCGCAGACCTGGCAACTCAAGTATTGTCTATAGCAGATGCCAACAGGGACGGCCATATCTCACTGCCCGAGGCTCGCTCCACGTGGGCTCTGCTGCAGCTCAACGAGTTCCTGCTGGCATTAGTGCTACAAGACAGAGAGCACACACCCAAGTTACTGGGCTTCTGTGGAGACCTGTACGTGATGGAGAAGGTGCCATACTCTCCTCTGTACGGCGTCAGTCTACCCTGGGTCATCGAGGTGTGGATTCCTGCGGGTCTGCGCCGCAGCATGGACCAGTGGTTCACTCCCTCATGGCCACACAAGGCAAAGATCTCCATCGGCCTGCTGGAACTGGTTGAGGACGTTTTCCACGGCACCTTTGGCAGCTTCCTCATGTGCGACGTGAGCGCCACCAGCTTCGGTTATAACGACCGTCATGATTTGAAGGTGATGGACGCACGGTACATTGTTCCCGAGGCCATCTTCCAAGAAGGCATTAGGCAACAGCGCTGCGATGTGGACGAGGACTGTCTCTATGGGGCTGACTGCCTCACTTCCTGTGACCTCACCAAGCACCGCTGCACGCCTGAGGTCACCAGGCCAAACTTAGCCAAAGCCTGTGACGCACTCAAGGACTATATTCTGAGAGGTGCACCATCTGATGTGAGCGAGGAGCTCGAGAAGCAGCTGTACGCCTGCATTGCCCTGAAAGGTGCAGCAGAACAAATGGAAATTGAGCACTCGCTTATTCTGAACAATCTAAAGACTTTGTTATGGAAGAAAATTTCTCATACAAAAGACTCTTAA